In Bombus fervidus isolate BK054 chromosome 13, iyBomFerv1, whole genome shotgun sequence, a single genomic region encodes these proteins:
- the LOC139993653 gene encoding uncharacterized protein isoform X2 gives MDTVPLLTPTMETELLNEPWVFPQPKTNATKETEKEASSIWEENFQDLSGYMDPFQGQCDFHAGESPTFKLSGTKYEGNSVLSSEEGVLKDLMSVTDEEKWTVKMSTAETTEHLNDSCHSLQSTSNITSKYERKNSPTESNTSNLWLKISKGSTNVNTSKQNNTDVSAPFQSRYHIEEIDLNDACPTSFDSTENHRETWDVLRTVETTGSDTFDLLSYLCDDEMHSPEGSVSTDSSVASKSWSPSKLSTTIPQTSVKVKTEKNETVVPECTRNRTPSSTITSSSSDAPLVSTRRAERTRISVSNKIEKPYSRARRERIERKRYIESDSDDRTSVLHYRESREKNNEASRKSRMNKKAKETEMAKKAVELERDNRILKMKVEELEKLVTSMRSALLRSALKKEF, from the exons ATGGATACAGTTCCTTTGCTAACACCGACCATGGAGACAGAATTGTTGAACGAGCCATGGGTGTTCCCACAGCCAAAAACGAATGCAACAAAAGAAACCGAGAAAGAAGCATCCTCCATATGGGAGGAAAACTTTCAGGATTTAAGCGGTTACATGGATCCATTCCAGGGTCAATGCGATTTTCATGCAGGTGAATCACCAACTTTTAAACTATCAG GTACGAAATACGAGGGTAACAGTGTTTTGTCTTCAGAAGAGGGAGTATTGAAAGATTTGATGAGTGTAACAGATGAAGAAAAGTGGACCGTGAAAATGAGTACCGCGGAGACAACCGAACATTTGAACGACAGTTGTCACAGCCTGCAATCTACATCAAATATAACTAGCAAATACGAGAGGAAAAATAGTCCAACAGAATCAAACACATCCAACTTGtggttaaaaatatcaaaaggaTCAACTAATGTAAATACAAGCAAACAGAATAATACAGATGTTAGTGCACCATTCCAATCCAGATATCATATAGAGGAAATTGATTTGAATGATGCTTGCCCGACTTCATTCGATTCCACCGAGAATCACCGTGAAACATGGGATGTATTACGAACAGTGGAAACCACTGGATCGGATACGTTCGATTTATTGTCGTACCTTTGCGAT GATGAAATGCATTCTCCGGAAGGTAGCGTTTCAACAGATTCTTCAGTAGCATCGAAATCTTGGTCACCTTCTAAATTATCCACAACGATTCCACAAACTAGCGTGAAAGTGAAAACGGAGAAGAACGAGACTGTCGTCCCAGAGTGCACAAGAAATCGAACACCATCGTCAACAATAACTTCGTCTTCTTCAGACGCACCTTTAGTATCAACGAGGAGAGCGGAACGTACGAGGATATCAGTTAGCAACAAAATAGAGAAACCTTATAGTCGAGCGCGACGGGAGAGAATAGAGCGaaaacgttacatagaatCAGACTCGGACGATCGAACGTCTGTTTTGCATTATCGAGAGTCCAGGGAGAAGAACAACGAAGCTTCGCGAAAGTCACGTATGAAtaaaaaagcgaaagaaactgAGATGGCGAAGAAAGCTGTCGAATTGGAACGGGACAATAGGATATTGAAGATGAAGGTTGAAGAACTTGAAAAACTTGTAACA
- the LOC139993653 gene encoding uncharacterized protein isoform X1, protein MVSKIPPVYEHPTASNISFEKGGVFNVTKPCNRQPCLSFASRGVRSWPPEEEPSQMDTVPLLTPTMETELLNEPWVFPQPKTNATKETEKEASSIWEENFQDLSGYMDPFQGQCDFHAGESPTFKLSGTKYEGNSVLSSEEGVLKDLMSVTDEEKWTVKMSTAETTEHLNDSCHSLQSTSNITSKYERKNSPTESNTSNLWLKISKGSTNVNTSKQNNTDVSAPFQSRYHIEEIDLNDACPTSFDSTENHRETWDVLRTVETTGSDTFDLLSYLCDDEMHSPEGSVSTDSSVASKSWSPSKLSTTIPQTSVKVKTEKNETVVPECTRNRTPSSTITSSSSDAPLVSTRRAERTRISVSNKIEKPYSRARRERIERKRYIESDSDDRTSVLHYRESREKNNEASRKSRMNKKAKETEMAKKAVELERDNRILKMKVEELEKLVTSMRSALLRSALKKEF, encoded by the exons ATG GTATCCAAAATCCCTCCTGTTTACGAACACCCAACAGCCAGCAACATTTCATTTGAGAAAGGAGGCGTGTTTAAC GTAACAAAGCCATGCAATCGTCAGCCGTGCCTGTCATTTGCTTCTCGTGGCGTGAGATCGTGGCCACCAGAGGAAGAGCCTTCACAAATGGATACAGTTCCTTTGCTAACACCGACCATGGAGACAGAATTGTTGAACGAGCCATGGGTGTTCCCACAGCCAAAAACGAATGCAACAAAAGAAACCGAGAAAGAAGCATCCTCCATATGGGAGGAAAACTTTCAGGATTTAAGCGGTTACATGGATCCATTCCAGGGTCAATGCGATTTTCATGCAGGTGAATCACCAACTTTTAAACTATCAG GTACGAAATACGAGGGTAACAGTGTTTTGTCTTCAGAAGAGGGAGTATTGAAAGATTTGATGAGTGTAACAGATGAAGAAAAGTGGACCGTGAAAATGAGTACCGCGGAGACAACCGAACATTTGAACGACAGTTGTCACAGCCTGCAATCTACATCAAATATAACTAGCAAATACGAGAGGAAAAATAGTCCAACAGAATCAAACACATCCAACTTGtggttaaaaatatcaaaaggaTCAACTAATGTAAATACAAGCAAACAGAATAATACAGATGTTAGTGCACCATTCCAATCCAGATATCATATAGAGGAAATTGATTTGAATGATGCTTGCCCGACTTCATTCGATTCCACCGAGAATCACCGTGAAACATGGGATGTATTACGAACAGTGGAAACCACTGGATCGGATACGTTCGATTTATTGTCGTACCTTTGCGAT GATGAAATGCATTCTCCGGAAGGTAGCGTTTCAACAGATTCTTCAGTAGCATCGAAATCTTGGTCACCTTCTAAATTATCCACAACGATTCCACAAACTAGCGTGAAAGTGAAAACGGAGAAGAACGAGACTGTCGTCCCAGAGTGCACAAGAAATCGAACACCATCGTCAACAATAACTTCGTCTTCTTCAGACGCACCTTTAGTATCAACGAGGAGAGCGGAACGTACGAGGATATCAGTTAGCAACAAAATAGAGAAACCTTATAGTCGAGCGCGACGGGAGAGAATAGAGCGaaaacgttacatagaatCAGACTCGGACGATCGAACGTCTGTTTTGCATTATCGAGAGTCCAGGGAGAAGAACAACGAAGCTTCGCGAAAGTCACGTATGAAtaaaaaagcgaaagaaactgAGATGGCGAAGAAAGCTGTCGAATTGGAACGGGACAATAGGATATTGAAGATGAAGGTTGAAGAACTTGAAAAACTTGTAACA